In the Mycolicibacterium thermoresistibile genome, one interval contains:
- a CDS encoding Rv2578c family radical SAM protein — translation MRWASQSVAIDDGALPGLQRVGLVRSVRTPQFDGITFHEVLCKSALNKVPNAAMLPFRYTVNGYRGCSHACRYCFARPTHEYLDLDCGTDFDTQVVVKVNVADVLRRELRRPSWTRETVALGTNTDPYQRAEGRYALMPDIIRALADSHTPFSILTKGTLLRRDLPLIRDAAQQVPVSVAVSLAVGDADLHRSVEPGTPTPEARLALISSIREAGLDCHVMVAPVLPYLTDSTDHLDDLLGRIAAAGATGVTVFALHLRGSTRGWFMNWLARTHPQLVTPYRQLYRRGAYLPACYREELQDRVVPLIAKHRLNRRERPLPARPRAAEPAEPVQPSLFD, via the coding sequence ATGCGGTGGGCGAGTCAGAGCGTCGCGATCGATGACGGCGCGTTGCCCGGGCTGCAACGGGTTGGCCTGGTCCGCAGCGTGCGGACACCGCAGTTCGACGGCATCACGTTTCACGAGGTCCTGTGCAAATCGGCACTCAACAAGGTTCCCAACGCCGCCATGCTGCCGTTCCGCTACACGGTCAACGGCTATCGGGGCTGTTCACACGCCTGCCGGTACTGTTTCGCCCGGCCCACCCACGAATACCTCGACCTGGACTGCGGCACCGATTTCGACACCCAGGTCGTGGTGAAGGTCAACGTTGCCGACGTGTTGCGCCGGGAGCTGCGCCGCCCGTCCTGGACGCGGGAAACCGTCGCGCTCGGCACCAACACCGACCCGTATCAACGCGCCGAAGGCCGGTACGCGTTGATGCCCGACATCATCCGGGCGCTCGCCGATTCCCACACCCCGTTCTCGATCCTGACCAAGGGCACCCTGCTTCGCCGCGATCTACCGCTGATACGCGATGCGGCACAACAGGTTCCGGTCAGCGTCGCGGTCTCACTGGCGGTCGGGGACGCGGATCTGCACCGCTCCGTCGAACCCGGGACACCCACACCCGAGGCCAGGCTCGCGCTCATCTCGTCGATCCGCGAGGCCGGGCTGGACTGTCACGTCATGGTGGCGCCGGTGCTGCCGTATCTGACCGACTCCACCGACCATCTCGACGATCTGCTCGGCCGGATCGCCGCGGCCGGGGCCACCGGGGTGACGGTGTTCGCCCTGCATCTGCGGGGCTCGACCCGCGGCTGGTTCATGAACTGGCTGGCCCGGACCCATCCGCAGCTCGTCACCCCATACCGGCAGCTGTATCGGCGCGGCGCCTATCTGCCGGCGTGCTACCGCGAGGAGCTACAGGACCGGGTGGTCCCGCTCATCGCGAAACACCGGCTGAACCGCCGGGAACGCCCGCTGCCGGCGCGGCCGCGCGCAGCGGAGCCGGCCGAACCCGTGCAGCCGTCGCTGTTCGACTGA